A portion of the Tachysurus fulvidraco isolate hzauxx_2018 chromosome 8, HZAU_PFXX_2.0, whole genome shotgun sequence genome contains these proteins:
- the zfp36l2 gene encoding mRNA decay activator protein ZFP36L2 isoform X2, translating to MSASILSSVYDFDLLYREKSQASNAVHLNNVLERRTVGIPLSTSNKNNNRFNAGGYLRANSINHMDSICGGKESPTPAYMNKENKFRERAFSETGERGQQLQEMLQPKPGSQINSTRYKTELCRPFEENGSCKYGEKCQFAHGYHELRNLSRHPKYKTEPCRTFHTIGFCPYGPRCHFIHNVDERRAASNTQLRLHRGECALPSPKESATFFTHKDRPRLHHSWSFSGFSSSHGAMIESPTSRTPPPPTSCSLSFFEDSLAPSPQCLNAFGIPEQDLKAFLAPLIPHVQSAFSGQATYGPQTSAPFPAAPVRLISESPPVFDSPPSPLDSLSDPESFVSGSRCSSGTISGSESPSLDSNRRLPIFSRLSISDD from the exons ATGTCGGCTTCAATACTGTCTTCCGTTTACGACTTCGACCTGTTGTACAGG GAGAAAAGCCAAGCCTCTAATGCAGTGCACCTGAATAACGTGTTGGAGAGGAGAACCGTAGGGATACCGCTCTCCACCtccaataaaaacaataacaggTTCAACGCAGGCGGCTACCTCCGGGCCAACTCCATCAACCACATGGACTCTATCTGCGGTGGCAAGGAGAGCCCTACACCAGCATATATGAATAAGGAGAATAAGTTTCGTGAGCGCGCCTTTAGCGAGACTGGGGAACGTGGTCAACAACTGCAGGAAATGCTCCAGCCCAAGCCTGGCTCTCAGATCAATTCCACTCGCTACAAAACTGAGCTGTGCAGGCCTTTTGAGGAAAACGGCTCCTGCAAGTACGGCGAGAAGTGCCAGTTTGCGCACGGTTACCACGAGCTCCGCAATCTTTCCCGCCATCCCAAGTATAAGACCGAGCCTTGCCGCACCTTTCACACCATTGGGTTCTGTCCATACGGCCCGCGCTGCCACTTCATTCACAACGTTGACGAGCGCAGAGCCGCTTCTAACACACAGCTGAGACTCCATCGAGGCGAGTGCGCTCTTCCTTCCCCGAAAGAGTCCGCTACCTTTTTCACGCACAAGGACAGACCCAGACTGCATCATAGCTGGAGTTTCTCAGGCTTCTCAAGCTCTCACGGTGCCATGATCGAGAGCCCTACGTCTCGCACTCCGCCGCCGCCCACCTCCTGCTCGCTTTCGTTTTTCGAGGACTCACTAGCTCCGAGTCCACAATGCCTAAACGCCTTTGGGATCCCTGAGCAGGACCTTAAGGCTTTCCTCGCCCCTTTAATTCCGCACGTGCAAAGTGCTTTTAGTGGACAGGCCACATACGGGCCGCAAACTTCGGCTCCGTTCCCAGCAGCGCCAGTGCGCCTGATCTCTGAGTCCCCACCAGTGTTTGACTCCCCACCAAGCCCTCTGGACTCCCTCTCGGACCCGGAGAGTTTCGTCAGTGGGTCCCGCTGTTCGTCCGGCACGATCAGTGGCTCTGAGTCGCCCAGTCTGGATTCAAACAGACGTCTGCCAATTTTCAGCAGACTGTCTATCTCAGACgactga
- the zfp36l2 gene encoding mRNA decay activator protein ZFP36L2 isoform X1, with protein MSASILSSVYDFDLLYRQEKSQASNAVHLNNVLERRTVGIPLSTSNKNNNRFNAGGYLRANSINHMDSICGGKESPTPAYMNKENKFRERAFSETGERGQQLQEMLQPKPGSQINSTRYKTELCRPFEENGSCKYGEKCQFAHGYHELRNLSRHPKYKTEPCRTFHTIGFCPYGPRCHFIHNVDERRAASNTQLRLHRGECALPSPKESATFFTHKDRPRLHHSWSFSGFSSSHGAMIESPTSRTPPPPTSCSLSFFEDSLAPSPQCLNAFGIPEQDLKAFLAPLIPHVQSAFSGQATYGPQTSAPFPAAPVRLISESPPVFDSPPSPLDSLSDPESFVSGSRCSSGTISGSESPSLDSNRRLPIFSRLSISDD; from the exons ATGTCGGCTTCAATACTGTCTTCCGTTTACGACTTCGACCTGTTGTACAGG cAGGAGAAAAGCCAAGCCTCTAATGCAGTGCACCTGAATAACGTGTTGGAGAGGAGAACCGTAGGGATACCGCTCTCCACCtccaataaaaacaataacaggTTCAACGCAGGCGGCTACCTCCGGGCCAACTCCATCAACCACATGGACTCTATCTGCGGTGGCAAGGAGAGCCCTACACCAGCATATATGAATAAGGAGAATAAGTTTCGTGAGCGCGCCTTTAGCGAGACTGGGGAACGTGGTCAACAACTGCAGGAAATGCTCCAGCCCAAGCCTGGCTCTCAGATCAATTCCACTCGCTACAAAACTGAGCTGTGCAGGCCTTTTGAGGAAAACGGCTCCTGCAAGTACGGCGAGAAGTGCCAGTTTGCGCACGGTTACCACGAGCTCCGCAATCTTTCCCGCCATCCCAAGTATAAGACCGAGCCTTGCCGCACCTTTCACACCATTGGGTTCTGTCCATACGGCCCGCGCTGCCACTTCATTCACAACGTTGACGAGCGCAGAGCCGCTTCTAACACACAGCTGAGACTCCATCGAGGCGAGTGCGCTCTTCCTTCCCCGAAAGAGTCCGCTACCTTTTTCACGCACAAGGACAGACCCAGACTGCATCATAGCTGGAGTTTCTCAGGCTTCTCAAGCTCTCACGGTGCCATGATCGAGAGCCCTACGTCTCGCACTCCGCCGCCGCCCACCTCCTGCTCGCTTTCGTTTTTCGAGGACTCACTAGCTCCGAGTCCACAATGCCTAAACGCCTTTGGGATCCCTGAGCAGGACCTTAAGGCTTTCCTCGCCCCTTTAATTCCGCACGTGCAAAGTGCTTTTAGTGGACAGGCCACATACGGGCCGCAAACTTCGGCTCCGTTCCCAGCAGCGCCAGTGCGCCTGATCTCTGAGTCCCCACCAGTGTTTGACTCCCCACCAAGCCCTCTGGACTCCCTCTCGGACCCGGAGAGTTTCGTCAGTGGGTCCCGCTGTTCGTCCGGCACGATCAGTGGCTCTGAGTCGCCCAGTCTGGATTCAAACAGACGTCTGCCAATTTTCAGCAGACTGTCTATCTCAGACgactga